Within the Stenotrophomonas sp. 610A2 genome, the region TGGAAGAGGTGAGCCAGTGCCTGTGCCAGATTGAAGCACGCCCCAACGACTGGGTCGTGCTTGAGCTGGGCAACGTGGATGAGCAGCAGTGGCACGAGCAGTCCGGTGCACTGGGTGCCGCGCTGGAAACACTGCCGGCGCAGTACATCGAGGTGCAGGGCATGGCCGGGTTCGATCTTGAATCACGGCTGCGCCTGCAGCACGCGCCGGCGGCGGTGGTGGCCGACCACCGCAGCACGCAGGGTGGTTACCCGCTGTCGCTCGGCATCATCCGCCATCGCCTGGCTCTGGAGGCCTGAAACATGTCCATTTTCATCATTCGTGGCCCGGAAGCGACCGGTCGTCTTATCCGCACCGCGACACCGCTGCCCAGCCCGGTGTTGAAGGCGCTGGTGGAACGTGCAATCGATGCCGGCACCACCATCGCCATCCGCGCCTGCGGGTCGGAGCAGGAGCTGCTGGACGCGCTGCGTGTGGCCGACCACAGCCGCGGCGAAGTAACCCTGCTGGACCCGGGTGCCTGTGCCGACAGCACGCGCCTGCAGCGTCTGCTGCCGCATCTGCACAACGCCTACGTGGAAGTGCATGATGACGGCGCAGAGCGCGAGGCCTGTATCCCGTCAGGTGCTGGCCGCAGGCTGGCCGTGGCCAGCGGCTACGGTGCGCAGAGCTATGCGCTGGGGCTGGAGATTGCCCTGGAGCATCTCGGGCTTACCGAACACTGTAACCCGTTCCACGTCGGCACCTGAGTAATGCCCCTCTTTACCCCTCTGGCCTGCCGGGCAGGCCAGAGGCCGACAAGAACATCGCCAGCTAGAACTTCATCCTCAAACCACCGTTCACCACAAGTCCTTCCAGTGGTGCCCAAGCACCCACGGTCCACTGGCCATCGTCCGCGCGACGGGGCCCGCAGTATCGAGTTGTAACCGCTTTGGCGGACGCTGAGGGTGTTTTCCAGATTGAGGAACAGGCTGACTTTTCCCAGCACGATTTCTCCCAGCGCACCGACTTCCAGGGACGGCCGGCTGCATCTACGCCAGGGATTGTCATCAAGCGCCTGGACGCCGGTGTAGTAGGCCTCGAGGCCGATTCGGCCACGGTCATGCTGCTCCCACATGGCCACCAGGCCTGCGCTGTGCCGGGGCGTTAGTGAAACCGGACGGCGGCCAGCACCTTCCTCACTGGGGTCGCGCGCATCGTTGTAGACATAACTGCCGGTCACCCTGATGTCCTGCCAGCGATAGCCCAGCAGCAGTTCACTGCCACGGGTGCGGGTCACGCCCTCCACGTTGACCAGTTGCAACCGCGCGCGGTTCGGGTCTTGGGTCAGCCAACGGCGGAAGTTGGTGTGCAGGTATGCGATATCAGGCGCACGCTGCAGTACATCCATAGGGATCCGGATCATCACACGCGGCGACGCGTTCTCCACCGTCAGCACCCGAACGCCTTTGCATCGGATCTAGAAGGATGTCGCTTCGGAATAGCGCGTGTGCAGTTCGAAACCCTCTTCGGCCCTTGCGGCCACGAAGCCGAGCGCATCACTTCGCAGCAACCGGTTATCGAACGCGTGCAGTACTTGATAGACCCGCACTTGCTCGCCTGCAGGTTCGGGCCAGTGCATCCACACTGCGACGGCCAAGAGGACGCAAAGTGCCGCAGCGGCAAGGCCGCGCTTTTCCATTCGCAGCACCAGGAATGGGAACAAGGACACGCTAACAAGCGCGCTGTCACTCCCCTATCTATCGCAACTATTGCGACCGTATCAAGCTCGAATCGCCATCAGCAAGCGCGCCAACCCCAAAGCTTGTCGTGCATGCTGGCTCTCAAGGCGGGCGGGGCCTCGTAGGATAGAAGAGGTCGATCCGTGCCCGATGTAGGCGAGGCTCTTCTTACGCAGCTTGGAAGCAGAGGCACGCGCTACGTCCGCTTTTGGCCGACAACGGACGTCACCCATGACTTCGGGCTCTTTTCCCCGGGGACCTCTAGGAATGCCTTGAGGATTCCGAGCGACAGTTCCATGTAGCAGGAGATCTATTGCCAAGGGGGCGCGACAAACGGCGCTGCTGTCCAAGTAAGTCCAACCGCATCCAATCAACTAAGGGGTACAAATGGGGGTATTTTTAATTTTGAATTTATATTTATTGAATCAAAAACAAGTGGTTGTATCGACTATTTGGGTCAGATAAGCGCACCAGCGCAGGGTTGCGAAAATCCCCTAAAACAAGGGGGCGGAGAAACGCCAGCTCAATGAGCTGGCCTTTTTTGGTCTACCGGGAAAATTAAGTTGTCTTTCTTGGTTCCACGGCAGCATTTGATGCCTGAACCACGGGCACAGAATGGTCGTACAGTTGCCGCATTGCTTCGGACCTATGCCTGCCAGAAGTCTTATCCTCGCTATCGGTGATGCCGCGATGCTTTACGCCGTGAAGCGCGAAGCGCTGACCCTGCTCGATCACGCCATCGTTGATTGCCCGACGGATCATTCGCCGCCATGCAGTATCAAGTACCGATTTGGTCAGCGGTGTTCCGGAATTGCTGTCAGCTCCGGTCAGCAATTTTTGTAATTTTCCCTTGGTTGAACGAAAACTCTGATTTGCCCTGAAGATCAAGGACGGTGCCGGCTGGTGGACCATTGGGGATGTCTGCGGCCAGCTTTCCACGGTAGGAAATGCTTGCAATGGCAGAATCATGGCCGAATTCCAGGTCTGTGATGCGCTGCTCGCGCTCAGCGAAAACAGACTTGGACCGCTCTGCGAGCATTCTGAACTCATCGATGCCGTTTGCTTCCGCTGTCAGTTGACCGTCGGAGTAATTCTCGAAGCGAACATCATTGGATAGGATTGAAAGCATGCCATCAACGTCGAATGCGTTGTAGGCAATCAAGTAGCGTTCAATGAGGTCTTTCATGTTTGAGTTGCTCATGCTCTCTCCATGCACACTGCACACCTGACGTCAGAATTGGGCTGAACCGCGAAGCGGCGCAAGCTCGACTTAGTTGCTAGACACAGTAATCCTGATTTCTCGCTCAAATCAAATCGTGGCTGGCGAATTGCTGCAGGTGCTGTCGAGAAAGAGCTCTGTTTTCAGCGCGGCTTGCTGCGAGGGTGAACTGCCACGCGACACAGACCGTGGACGTCGCCCCAAAAAGGACCTCTTGCCAACCCAGACCCCATCCAACAGGTATGCAGGTATCCGATCCGGTTGGCGAAGTGCCTTGAAGAAGGCGCCGAATACGCGGCGGCTAAGGAGGGGTGGAAAAATGAGCATTGCCCCGCCGGGAAACTGCCGGCTTGCTCCAAGCGGCTCAACGGTTTCACGTGATGCTGCCGGGAAAAACTCGTCCCAAGTGGCTGTCCTATTAGCCAACTCTAAAGAACCCGTAAAAAATAGGTCATCCGTTCGATTCGGATAAACGGTACATCGCCTGATCTTGGGGCGTCCTGACAAGTCTCGAATTCACGCTAAACCCGCAGAAATGCAGGCTTTCTCGTGCGTACAAGCGGGGGCATCTCGTCAGCGCCGCTGCGCCAAACTTCGGGTTCTCAATCCAGGCGCCGCTGACTACTTTCTGTGCTTTTCAAACCGGACGTCGCCTTCCGGCAGGTCCGCCACGGGTTGCCAGCCGAGTGCTCTGTAGAAGCCGCTGGCACGACTGGCTTCTGCTGTCCCCAGCCAGATCGTCTGGTGGTGCTGGAACAGGAACTCCTCTGCCTTGTCCATCAGGCTACGGCCCAGGCCCAGTCCTTCGAACTCCGGCAGGACGAAGGCGGCAAACACGCATGCGTCCCCGACATCCGCCATCGAGAAGCCAACCGGTACGCCATCTACCTCGGCGACCCAGGCGCATGGAGCCTCCAGAATCGCCTGTTGTATCGCTTCGTGGGTAATCCCCATTCCAGCAAGTTGCTCAAGGGACAAGTGATTCTCTTGAACGCTGGTACGGATGTGGAAAATGGCGTCGATGTCGGCGGGGGTGGCCAGCCTGATTGTTCTTCCCTTCACGAAATGCTCCTTCAACTTCGGCGGACATGATGCAACGCTTCGTGTATGTCTGGCCAACCACTCGCATCCCGGTCCGTATCGCAAGAGCGGAACGATCCAAGGCACGCCGCATGCTGGCTGGCCTGCAGACAGTCGCGTTATACCTTCGCCGGGCTTGATGGCGGTACGTGGCAAACTTGGTACCGGTGGTCACGAGCGCACTTGTTGCGCGCTTACTTGGGGAGGCGTGGCGTTGAAGGACTTGTCCGTCGAGGAGCAGATCGCCAGGTTTCGGCCTGGGCTGGCGAATGGAATCATTGCTCGTTTCCACTACTGGTTGTTGGCCATCGCCGTGCTGTGTGCGGTTGCCGCGCTGCTGCTCTGGCATCCACTGCCGCTGCTGTTCACCGTCTTCTTCTGCGTCGTCGCGCTGTCTGATCGCGGCGCGGGTCGTAACATTGCCGCCGCGGTCACTGCCTACGATATGGGCGTGTCGGCACCATGCGAGGTGGTCATTGAGCTGCAGGAGTGGAGCGACGTGGTGACCTGCCACGCCAAGATCATGCAGGGCGAAGCGGTTGCCTGGACCTTTACGTTCGTTCCGCAGGGCTGGCGTCCGCTTGCAGGCCGATATGCCGGCAGGGTTTGGAGCAAGGACAGCAGTGGTGCGCCGCTGCTCGCGACCATTGACGGCGGTGTGCTTGTCCCGCGACGCGATCCCGTACGTCCTTGAGTGCTCTCCAACTCACGAGATGACGGCGACGTATTGGAACGTATCCGTTGTCAGCAGGAGATGATTGCTAGCAGCCCATCTGCTTCGATGCTTGTCCTTGTGCCTCAACGCGCTGACTGCGGTACCCGCCGCAACTTGCTTACGTCATAACCCATTGCCTTGATGCGCTCCACCGCGCGTTGATAGTCCGCTTCCGAAACCTGCGGGGTACGCGCCATGTACCAGACGTAGTCGCGCTTGCTGCGGGCGACGATGGTCTGGCTGTAGCCATCATCCAGCCAGGCGATGATGTATTCGGCCTGGATCGGCCAGATGAACTGCATGCCCCAGACCGCACCGTTGCCTTCGGCTTCGACCTTGCCGATCGGGTGCATGGTTTTCAGTGGCGCCTGGAAGCTCCCCTTGCGGTAGGTGAAGGTGGTCTGGATGCGGCCGTCAGGGCGAGGTGCGTAGCTTTCCATCGCATCGTAGGCCTCGCGCTCGGGCCGTGATGGGATATGCGCGATCACATACCAGTCGCCCATGAAGCGCGGCACATCCACCGAGGCGGGGCGTGGGATTGGACGGGTGTCCAGGTTGCTGCACCCTGCGCCGAACAAGGCGATGGACAGCAGCGACAACAGCGGGAGGGTTCGCATGGCGTGTCCTTCTTCAGCGGGGACGGAACAGGTAATGCGCCACCAGCCATTGCTGGCCATCGTCGTAGCCGAACAGTTCCGCGCAGGCCATCCAGAACATTCGCCAGCGCTGCCACCAGATGCGCGCGGCAGCGTCGCTGCCATAGGTTTGCACCAGCAGCGGCATGATCTGTTCGCGTGCGGCGTCCTGGCGCTGCAGCCAATGGTTGGCGGTGCGCTGGTAATGGCGTCCATCCAGCAGCCAACGCTGCTGCAGCTGCAGGTCGCGCTGGAAGTGCAACAGGGTGTCGGCTGCAGGCATCAGGCCGCCGGTAAAGAAATGGCGGCCCATCCAGTTGTCTTCGCCGATCGTTTCAAACGGGTACATATGCGTGCGATGGGCGAATATGTGCACGAACAGAGCGCCGTCAGGCTTCAGCCATTGCGAGATATTTCCCAGCAAGCGCTCGTAGTTGCGGATGTGCTCGAACATTTCCACTGATACGCAGCGGTCGAAGCTGGCGGACGGAAGTTGTAGTTGGTTGACGTCGATGGTCTGCACATTGACGTTGCCAAGACCTCGCGCAGCGCACTCGGCCTGGATGTACTCGCGCTGGCTGCGTGAGTTGGAAATCGCAGTGATGCGCGCATCGGGGTAGCGCGCCGCCATCCACAAGGTCAGCGAGCCCCAGCCACAGCCGAGCTCGAGGATATCCTGCCCATTGGCGAGCCCTGCGCGTTGCCCATACAGCTCCAGCATTGCGTCTTCTGCCTGATCCAGCGTCTCGCTGCCGGTGCGGTAATAGCAGCTGCTGTACTTCAAACGACGGCCAAGACAGGCCTGGAAGAAGGCTGCAGGCACTTCGTAGTGCTGGCGGTTTGCAGCATCCACATGCAGCGCCAGCGGACTGCTGGCCAGTTCGGCGATGCGTCGGCTGAAGCGATCGGACTGCGCTTCCATGCCTTCTTCTGATTCTTCTTCCAGACGCTGCGCACACAAGCGGCGGATGCCCCAGCGCAGGGCTGCGTCCGGCAGCCAGCCGCGCTCGGCCCAGCCGGTCAGGCCGGTTTCGGCATCGGCAACAGGATCCAGCGGCGTGACAGCGTTCATGGCGAATGCTCCTTGGCGGGGCGGGGGAACCAGGGGAAGAACATCGATGTGCTGCGCTGGTAGGCGCGGTAGTCTTCGCCGCGGCTGCGCAGCGCTTGTTGCTCGGTGAACGGCACGCCACTCAGGTAACGCAGGAACAGGTACATCAGCACCGGTCCGGCCCAGGCCAGCCACCACAGCGTTGAGCCAACGGCGAGCAGTACATAGGTGAACCAGTGCAGCCATTCAAAGAAGTAATTGGGGTGACGCGAGTAGCGCCATAGTCCTTGCCGGCAGGTATGGCCCTTGTTGGCCGGGTTGGCGCGGAAACGCGCAAGCTGGCGGTCGGCCATCGATTCGCCGATCACGCTCAGCAGCCACACTGCGATTGCAGCGATCACCCAGCCATGGCCATCGGCGCGCGGATTGCTGGCCACCGCGACGAAGGGCAGTGCGAACAGCACCACCAGCAGCGCCTGCGCCATGAAGAAGCCGAAGATCTTGCCTTGATGACTGTGCCAATGTTCGCGCAGGTACTTGTAGCGGCCATCTTCGGCCTCGTGCCTGACCCGCTGCCATAGATGCAGTGCAAGCCGGCTTGCCCAGAATGCACCCAGCACCGCGAGACTGATACGTGGCAAGACCGCGCCGTTACCAAGCCATGCGAGCAGCAGGGCCGCAGCAGCAAGTCCCTTGGCCCAGAGCACATCGACGATGCCGATATTGCGTTGGAGGCGCTGCCACACCCAGCCGATGCTCATCACCACGACGGCGTATAGCAGCACCCACAGTAGATTGCTCATGGCGATGCACCTGCAAGCGTCTTCTGCTCGGCGCTGCGTGACCAATGCCGTGCACACAGGGTCAGCAGCGTCAGTGCCACGGCCCAGCCAACACCGAGCATCAAGACGCCCTGCCACGCGGGGGCGGCGAAATGCACTGCATCGAAACCGCGCGCGGCGGACAGGTAGGCCAGCGGCGCCAGCAGCAGTCCGAACATCACCGGCAACAGCCAATGCCGCTGCAGGAATGCCATCGACGAGGTCAAGGTCATCGCAAATGCTGCCCATAGCGCCATGATCCAGGGCGGCGGGGCCCAGCCGAAGGGCGCAGCGGCGTAACCGACGCGGCCGCTGGCCGCGGCCACCGCGTCCACCAACCAGGCGCAGGCCAGCGCGAGCAGCAACAGACGCAGCTCGACCCGTGGTTGGGCGGCGCTGGCAAGCTGGCTGGCGATGTAGAGCGTCGAGGCGAGCAAGGCCGGCCATTGCCAGCCGCGACCTGCGCCAGCCACCGCGCACAGCCAGACAAGCTGGTTGCCGAGCAGATTGAGCAGCGGCCGGCGCATCTCAGCTGATTCGTCCGGCGTTGCCGGCAGGGCGATAGCCGGGCCGCGCCAGTAATAGATGCGATACGCCGATGGAGCGCTCAAGGAAGCCGCCTTCGCAGTACGCAAGGTAGAACTCCCACAGCCTGCAGAAGCGCGCATCGAAGCCTTGCGCATGTACGGCCGGCAGCTGTGCCATGAAGCGCTGCCGCCACGCGCGCAGCGTCAACGCATACGAGTAGCCGAAGTCCTGCTGGGCCACCAACTGCAGGTCGCTGGCGCGTGTCTTGGCCGCCAGGATGGCGTTGAGCGACGGAATGAAACTGCCGGGGAATACGAAGCGCTTGATGTAGTCAACGCTGCGCCGCGCCTGCTGGTAACGGTGATCCTCGATGGTGATGGCCTGCAGCAGCGCCACACCGTTGGGCTTGAGCAGGCGCTGCAAGGTCGCCATGTAGGTGTCCAGGTACTCGGAGCCGATGGCTTCGATCATCTCGATCGAGACAAGCTTGTCGAACTGACCTTCAAGATCACGGTAGTCCTGCATCAGCAGGGTGATCCGATCCTGCAACCCGGCTTCGGCTACACGCTGCGAGGCCAGTGCATGCTGCTCTGCCGAGATAGTAGTGGTAGTGACATGGCAGCTGTAATGGCGCGCCGCGTGCAGGGCGAAGCCACCCCAACCGGTGCCGATCTCGATCACGCGGTCGCCAGGCTGCAACTGCAGTTGCTCGCATATACGGTCGAGCTTGCGCTGAGATGCCTGTTCAAGCGAATTGCTCTCGTCGGCGAACAAGGCCGACGAATACATCAGGTCCGGCGACAGGAACAGCGAGAAGAAATCGTTGCCAAGGTCGTAGTGGGCGGCGATGTTGCGGCGGCTGCCTTCGCGGCTGTTGCGGCGCAGCCGGTTCCAGCCGCGTAGCAGCCAACCGCCGATGCGCGCCGGGCCGCGTTCCATGCCGTCGAGCAGGTCGCGATTGCGCACCAGGATGCGCACCAGCGCCACCAGATCGGTGCAGCGCCAATCGCCGTTGATATAGCTCTCGCCAGCGCCGACGCTGCCCTGCGCGGCTACTTTGCGATAGAAGGCCGGGTCGTCGATGGTCACCGTGGCCTGCAACTCTGCAGTCGCATCGCCCAGCAGCACCTCGCCCAAAGCGTCGCGCACGCGCAGGCAACCTTCACGCAATGGCGCCAGCTCGGTCAGCAGTCGTCGGCGCAGCAGGGCGTCCAGCACGCCGGGTTGCGGCAGGGTCACCGAGGAGCTCATCTGGTTCATCGGGATTTCTCGGCAAGGGAAGGATGGTCGTGGACCGGATTGCGCTTGAGCCACAGACGCAGCGCCTGCCAATGGATGGCAGCGACGACCTGCAGCGTCATCAACGGGTAGCAGGCCAGTACTCTCGCCAACCCGGCGCCATTCAGAGGACGGCGCTGCATGGACTGGGTGGCGTCGAACTGACGCTCACCGTCGCGCCAGACCTGCATATGCACGCGCAGATCGGCGCCGGGCGCGGTAAAGCGCCAGTCGTAGCGGCAATCCATCGGCATGAAGGGCGAAACGTGGAAGCACTTGTCGAACTGCCAGTGCAGGGCACGGCCCTTGTTGCCTGAAGTTGCGACAGGCAGGACGTAGGCGTGATGCTCTTTCCACGGCGTATTGGTGATGTCGGCCACGATGCAGTCCAGACTGACGCCGTCGGCCTGGTAGCAGTAGTAGAAGCTGACCGGGTTGAACACATGACCGGCCACGCGCAGGTGCGTGAGCAGGCGCACCGGCCCTTGTGGTCGATGGCCCAGTACCTGCGCGGCATGGTCTTTCACCGCATCCGCCAGCGGTTGCGCTGGATCGCCGAAGTAGTCGCTGCGGCGGAATTCGGCGAGGTTCCGACGGTTAAGCGACCACAGCCAACGGCCCGCAAATACTTGATCCAGCTCGTCCAGGTCGAGCAGCAGCTGGGCGATGGGATAACGGAATGCATGTGGATGCGGCAAGTGCCGGCGATGCACGACGTGGCCGAGGTAGATCGCACTATTGCTCATGCGGTCGTCTCCGGCTGTGTCAGCCAGAATTCGTTCGACCTGCGCTCGGCCAGCGCATCGACCACGCGGCGGGCGCTGCGGATGCCATCTTCGTGGAAGCCCCAGCCCCAATACGCACCGGCGAACCAGGTGTGGCGCTGGCCCTGGATCTCGGCCCAGCGCTGTTGTGCGGCGACGGCGGCATGATCATGCACCGGGTGTGCATAGCGCATGCGTCGCAGCACCTTGCCTGGATCGATTTGTGCGGTGTTGTTGAGCGTCACCACCAGCGGCGTATCGCCCGCAATCCCCTGCAGCAGGTTCATGTAGTAACTGACCGTGCATGGCGCATCGGCAGCCTGCGGCACGTGCGCGTTCCACGCGGCCCACGCCTTGCGGTTGCGTGGCAGCAGGGAGGCATCGGTATGCAGTACCACTTCATTGTGCTGGTAGCTGATGGCACCCAATACCTGTTGCTCAAGCGGGTCCGCATCGTCGAGCAGGCGCAGGGCCTGGTCGCTGTGGCAGGCCATGATCACCTCGTCGAAGCCTTCGACACCTGCGGTGCTGTAAACCCGCGCGCCGTCGGGTTCGCGCTCTACCTTCCAGACTGCGCATTCAAGCCGTTCGCGTACCTGCCAACGCGCACGCATGGCATCGATGTAGCGCGCGGAGCCGCCTTTGACCACGCGCCATTGCGGGCGCCCGCTGATCTGCAGCATATGGTGGTTGGCCATGAACTGGACCAGGTAGCGCGCTGGGAACTCCCGCACGGTCGCGGTCGGCGACGACCAGAGTGCCGACGCCATCGGCAGCAGGTGTTCCTCGACGAAGGCTTCGCCGTAGCGCTCGCTGCGCAGGTATTCGCCCAGCGTTGGGCCGTCGCCGCCATCCAGCAGTGCCGGTGCATCACGATAGAAACGGCGCAGGTCGCGCAGCATGCCCCAGAAGCGTGGCGAAACCAGATTGCGGTGCTGGCAGAACAGACCGTCGAGGGAAGTTGCGTTGTACTCCACGCCGCTGCGTTCGCTGCGCATGGAGAAACTCATCGTGGTGGGCTGCGACTCGACTTCG harbors:
- a CDS encoding NAD(P)/FAD-dependent oxidoreductase — encoded protein: MRIAIIGSGIAGLASAWWLDGEHEVTLFEANDYLGGHTHTHALQVGGTQMAVDTGFIVFNPRHYPLLSALFDELEVESQPTTMSFSMRSERSGVEYNATSLDGLFCQHRNLVSPRFWGMLRDLRRFYRDAPALLDGGDGPTLGEYLRSERYGEAFVEEHLLPMASALWSSPTATVREFPARYLVQFMANHHMLQISGRPQWRVVKGGSARYIDAMRARWQVRERLECAVWKVEREPDGARVYSTAGVEGFDEVIMACHSDQALRLLDDADPLEQQVLGAISYQHNEVVLHTDASLLPRNRKAWAAWNAHVPQAADAPCTVSYYMNLLQGIAGDTPLVVTLNNTAQIDPGKVLRRMRYAHPVHDHAAVAAQQRWAEIQGQRHTWFAGAYWGWGFHEDGIRSARRVVDALAERRSNEFWLTQPETTA
- a CDS encoding SAM-dependent methyltransferase; translation: MNQMSSSVTLPQPGVLDALLRRRLLTELAPLREGCLRVRDALGEVLLGDATAELQATVTIDDPAFYRKVAAQGSVGAGESYINGDWRCTDLVALVRILVRNRDLLDGMERGPARIGGWLLRGWNRLRRNSREGSRRNIAAHYDLGNDFFSLFLSPDLMYSSALFADESNSLEQASQRKLDRICEQLQLQPGDRVIEIGTGWGGFALHAARHYSCHVTTTTISAEQHALASQRVAEAGLQDRITLLMQDYRDLEGQFDKLVSIEMIEAIGSEYLDTYMATLQRLLKPNGVALLQAITIEDHRYQQARRSVDYIKRFVFPGSFIPSLNAILAAKTRASDLQLVAQQDFGYSYALTLRAWRQRFMAQLPAVHAQGFDARFCRLWEFYLAYCEGGFLERSIGVSHLLLARPGYRPAGNAGRIS
- a CDS encoding lipocalin family protein, translated to MRTLPLLSLLSIALFGAGCSNLDTRPIPRPASVDVPRFMGDWYVIAHIPSRPEREAYDAMESYAPRPDGRIQTTFTYRKGSFQAPLKTMHPIGKVEAEGNGAVWGMQFIWPIQAEYIIAWLDDGYSQTIVARSKRDYVWYMARTPQVSEADYQRAVERIKAMGYDVSKLRRVPQSAR
- a CDS encoding TonB-dependent receptor, with the protein product MIRIPMDVLQRAPDIAYLHTNFRRWLTQDPNRARLQLVNVEGVTRTRGSELLLGYRWQDIRVTGSYVYNDARDPSEEGAGRRPVSLTPRHSAGLVAMWEQHDRGRIGLEAYYTGVQALDDNPWRRCSRPSLEVGALGEIVLGKVSLFLNLENTLSVRQSGYNSILRAPSRGRWPVDRGCLGTTGRTCGERWFEDEVLAGDVLVGLWPARQARGVKRGITQVPTWNGLQCSVSPRCSRAISSPSA
- a CDS encoding 3-dehydroquinate dehydratase produces the protein MSIFIIRGPEATGRLIRTATPLPSPVLKALVERAIDAGTTIAIRACGSEQELLDALRVADHSRGEVTLLDPGACADSTRLQRLLPHLHNAYVEVHDDGAEREACIPSGAGRRLAVASGYGAQSYALGLEIALEHLGLTEHCNPFHVGT
- a CDS encoding SAM-dependent methyltransferase, with product MNAVTPLDPVADAETGLTGWAERGWLPDAALRWGIRRLCAQRLEEESEEGMEAQSDRFSRRIAELASSPLALHVDAANRQHYEVPAAFFQACLGRRLKYSSCYYRTGSETLDQAEDAMLELYGQRAGLANGQDILELGCGWGSLTLWMAARYPDARITAISNSRSQREYIQAECAARGLGNVNVQTIDVNQLQLPSASFDRCVSVEMFEHIRNYERLLGNISQWLKPDGALFVHIFAHRTHMYPFETIGEDNWMGRHFFTGGLMPAADTLLHFQRDLQLQQRWLLDGRHYQRTANHWLQRQDAAREQIMPLLVQTYGSDAAARIWWQRWRMFWMACAELFGYDDGQQWLVAHYLFRPR
- a CDS encoding DUF2878 domain-containing protein, with amino-acid sequence MRRPLLNLLGNQLVWLCAVAGAGRGWQWPALLASTLYIASQLASAAQPRVELRLLLLALACAWLVDAVAAASGRVGYAAAPFGWAPPPWIMALWAAFAMTLTSSMAFLQRHWLLPVMFGLLLAPLAYLSAARGFDAVHFAAPAWQGVLMLGVGWAVALTLLTLCARHWSRSAEQKTLAGASP
- a CDS encoding GNAT family N-acetyltransferase is translated as MKGRTIRLATPADIDAIFHIRTSVQENHLSLEQLAGMGITHEAIQQAILEAPCAWVAEVDGVPVGFSMADVGDACVFAAFVLPEFEGLGLGRSLMDKAEEFLFQHHQTIWLGTAEASRASGFYRALGWQPVADLPEGDVRFEKHRK
- a CDS encoding nuclear transport factor 2 family protein, producing MSNSNMKDLIERYLIAYNAFDVDGMLSILSNDVRFENYSDGQLTAEANGIDEFRMLAERSKSVFAEREQRITDLEFGHDSAIASISYRGKLAADIPNGPPAGTVLDLQGKSEFSFNQGKITKIADRS
- a CDS encoding DUF1365 domain-containing protein, producing the protein MSNSAIYLGHVVHRRHLPHPHAFRYPIAQLLLDLDELDQVFAGRWLWSLNRRNLAEFRRSDYFGDPAQPLADAVKDHAAQVLGHRPQGPVRLLTHLRVAGHVFNPVSFYYCYQADGVSLDCIVADITNTPWKEHHAYVLPVATSGNKGRALHWQFDKCFHVSPFMPMDCRYDWRFTAPGADLRVHMQVWRDGERQFDATQSMQRRPLNGAGLARVLACYPLMTLQVVAAIHWQALRLWLKRNPVHDHPSLAEKSR
- a CDS encoding DUF1295 domain-containing protein, which translates into the protein MSNLLWVLLYAVVVMSIGWVWQRLQRNIGIVDVLWAKGLAAAALLLAWLGNGAVLPRISLAVLGAFWASRLALHLWQRVRHEAEDGRYKYLREHWHSHQGKIFGFFMAQALLVVLFALPFVAVASNPRADGHGWVIAAIAVWLLSVIGESMADRQLARFRANPANKGHTCRQGLWRYSRHPNYFFEWLHWFTYVLLAVGSTLWWLAWAGPVLMYLFLRYLSGVPFTEQQALRSRGEDYRAYQRSTSMFFPWFPRPAKEHSP